A DNA window from Castanea sativa cultivar Marrone di Chiusa Pesio chromosome 7, ASM4071231v1 contains the following coding sequences:
- the LOC142643777 gene encoding pentatricopeptide repeat-containing protein At4g31070, mitochondrial, which translates to MISTWPRFGSSIMHPLIRRFSSTVDPTLSIPAIHCKIRDYVSEGLYNETLELYKEELHPLGLHATTSIFIPSIIKACSHAQSYHFGLQLHCMALKTGSDSEAIISNSLVSMYAKFSITEAARQVFDTMPHRDTISWNSMINCYLQNGYCVTALEMFKEMYLCGFAPKPELTAAIVSACARKGEFRLGRQIHGLVIVDGMIKESVFLSTALVDLYLRCHDSLVALRVFEGMENKNEVSWTAMISGCTANQNYDMAINCFQAMQVSGVKPNRVTLLTVLPAFAELAYIEHGKEIHGYAFRHGFDADHHFSAALMHMYCKCQETLHSAEIIFEKSIIKDVVMWSLIIGSYAQSRNSGKAMNLFSQMQMQGIEPNSVTLLAILSVCTSLSSLKHGCGVHGYILKSGLNFDIFIGNALINMYAKCGCLMASHQIFKEMPTRDCTSWSTLISGYGLHGCGEEALQLFHEMQDKGMKPDSMTFLALLSTCNHTGLVEEGRKIFDCVMKDDKIPLTVEHYACFIDLLGRSGKLDDACEVVRAMPMKPSTKIWSSLVSACKVHGRLEIAEKLALWLIESEPDNTANYTMLSMVYAEAGNWLGVEEVRRLTRVQGLKKCYAFSRIELEYKSFSTSRNNQQL; encoded by the coding sequence ATGATTTCAACATGGCCAAGATTTGGATCATCTATAATGCATCCTTTGATTAGACGATTCTCTTCAACTGTAGACCCCACACTATCAATTCCAGCCATTCACTGTAAAATTAGAGACTACGTTTCCGAAGGACTTTATAACGAAACACTTGAACTATACAAAGAAGAGCTTCATCCATTGGGTCTCCATGCAACCACCTCCATTTTTATTCCTTCAATCATCAAGGCATGCTCTCATGCTCAGTCCTACCATTTTGGACTCCAGCTTCACTGCATGGCCCTCAAGACGGGCTCTGATTCAGAGGCAATTATATCCAATTCTCTCGTTTCTATGTATGCTAAATTTTCCATTACCGAAGCTGCACGTCAAGTGTTTGATACAATGCCTCATAGAGACACCATCTCATGGAATTCCATGATAAATTGCTATTTACAAAATGGGTATTGCGTAACCGCTTTAGAAATGTTTAAGGAGATGTATTTGTGTGGTTTTGCACCAAAGCCTGAGTTGACTGCGGCCATAGTGTCAGCTTGTGCAAGGAAAGGAGAGTTTAGACTAGGGAGACAAATTCATGGGCTTGTTATTGTTGATGGAATGATCAAGGAGTCGGTGTTTTTGTCGACAGCTTTGGTTGATTTGTACTTGAGATGTCATGACTCATTGGTAGCTTTACGTGTCTTTGAAggaatggaaaataaaaatgaagtttcATGGACTGCTATGATTTCTGGCTGCACGGCTAATCAAAACTATGATATGGCAATCAATTGCTTTCAAGCAATGCAGGTTTCTGGGGTTAAACCCAATCGAGTAACGTTACTTACGGTGTTACCAGCTTTTGCAGAGTTGGCCTATATTGAGCATGGCAAAGAGATTCATGGCTATGCTTTTCGTCATGGATTTGATGCAGATCACCATTTTTCAGCAGCTCTCATGCATATGTATTGCAAATGCCAGGAAACTTTGCATTCTGCTGAAATCATTTTTGAGAAGTCAATTATTAAAGATGTTGTGATGTGGAGTTTGATTATTGGGAGCTATGCTCAAAGTAGGAATAGCGGCAAAGCAATGAATCTTTTTAGCCAAATGCAGATGCAGGGAATTGAGCCTAACTCTGTAACTCTATTGGCCATACTTTCTGTCTGCACCAGTTTATCTTCACTAAAACATGGATGTGGAGTCCATGGCTATATCCTGAAATCTGGCTTGAACTTTGACATTTTCATTGGGAATGCTCTTATAAATATGTATGCAAAGTGTGGCTGTCTCATGGCTTCCcatcaaatttttaaagaaatgcCAACCAGAGATTGCACTTCATGGAGCACATTAATCAGTGGTTATGGTCTTCATGGTTGTGGTGAAGAAGCTTTGCAACTCTTCCATGAGATGCAAGACAAAGGGATGAAGCCAGATTCAATGACTTTCCTCGCTCTATTATCCACTTGCAACCATACTGGCCTTGTTGAAGAGGGACGAAAGATCTTTGATTGTGTAATGaaagatgataaaattcccttaACTGTAGAACATTATGCATGCTTTATCGACCTTCTTGGAAGGTCGGGGAAGCTTGACGATGCTTGTGAGGTTGTAAGAGCAATGCCCATGAAACctagtacaaaaatttggagcTCTTTGGTATCTGCTTGTAAGGTTCATGGAAGATTGGAAATTGCTGAAAAGTTAGCACTTTGGCTTATCGAATCAGAACCTGATAACACTGCCAATTATACCATGCTGAGTATGGTTTATGCTGAAGCTGGTAATTGGCTTGGGGTGGAAGAGGTGAGGAGACTCACAAGGGTACAAGGCTTGAAGAAATGTTATGCATTCAGCCGAATTGAGCTGGAATATAAGAGCTTCTCAACTAGTAGAAACAATCAGCAACTGTAA
- the LOC142642398 gene encoding uncharacterized protein LOC142642398 has protein sequence MKQVVGMVVSNKMQKSVVVAVDRLFHHKLYNRYVKRTSKFMAHDEHDQCNIGDRVRLDPSRPLSKNKRWVVAEILKKARIYQPPSLPSKTATETPSST, from the exons ATGAAGCAAGTGGTGGGAATGGTGGTATCGAACAAGATGCAGAAGTCAGTAGTGGTGGCAGTGGACAGACTTTTCCACCACAAGCTCTACAATCGATACGTCAAGCGAACCTCAAAGTTCATGGCCCACGACGAGCACGACCAGTGCAACATCGGCGACCGC GTTCGATTGGACCCATCAAGGCCACTGAGCAAGAATAAGCGTTGGGTTGTTGCTGAAATCCTCAAGAAAGCTCGAATTTATCAACCGCCTTCGCTGCCTTCCAAAACCGCCACTGAAACACCCTCTTCCACCTAA
- the LOC142643839 gene encoding protein DAY-LENGTH-DEPENDENT DELAYED-GREENING 1, chloroplastic: MFLMSNSIVLCQNLIFTNQEVLRRNSSSFSAQLGGKRRWVSGFVPNAKNNSRHTRKRSWWQKFFFDEDGNWFGLKDDDMVEGQLEVSSDEELSQGDKFEEWKRRAEAIVELREAQEDMMNEESRRWEDWLVDGNNHVSDSSWSQDWDSGVGNSREDVRADPSEMIDEKGFIESVRDLVLGEEDDDMLYEDRVFRFASLNSAKFLAVLIIIPWALDFLVHDYVLMPFLDRYVKTVPLAAQIFDVRRNQKLEMVKELKMDKARYRLEVEIGKSPSLSDEEVWWELRHKALELRDEWRLENRRAFANIWSDMVFGISLFILLYFNQTKVALLKFTGYKLLNNISDTGKALLIILITDIFLGYHSESGWQTLLEIIVEHYGFQVDQSAITIFICLVPVIIDACVKLWLFKYLPRLSPKVANLFQEMKRH, from the exons ATGTTCTTAATGAGCAACTCAATTGTGTTATGCCAAAACTTAATCTTTACTAACCAAGAAGTATTGCGCCGCAATTCGTCGAGTTTTTCTGCTCAATTGGGTGGGAAACGGAGGTGGGTTAGTGGGTTTGTTCCGAATGCTAAGAATAATAGCCGTCATACGAGGAAAAGGAGTTGGTGGCAGAAGTTCTTTTTCGATGAAGATGGCAATTGGTTTGGTTTGAAGGATGATGACATGGTTGAGGGCCAATTGGAGGTCTCTAGTGATGAAGAGTTGTCACAAGGAGACAAGTTTGAGGAGTGGAAGAGGAGGGCCGAGGCGATTGTAGAGTTGAGGGAAGCACAAGAGGATATGATGAATGAGGAGAGCCGGAGGTGGGAGGATTGGCTTGTGGATGGGAATAACCATGTTAGTGATTCTTCATGGAGTCAAGATTGGGATAGTGGAGTTGGGAATTCAAGGGAAGATGTGCGGGCTGATCCTAGTGAGATGATTGATGAGAAGGGTTTTATTGAGTCTGTCAGGGATTTGGTTCTTGGggaggaagatgatgatatgTTGTATGAAGACCGAGTTTTCCGGTTTGCATCACTGAATTCG GCTAAATTCCTGGCGGTGTTGATAATTATACCCTGGGCCCTAGATTTTTTGGTACATGATTATGTTCTCATGCCTTTTTTGGACAg ATATGTGAAGACTGTCCCACTTGCAGCACAAATTTTTGATGtgagaagaaatcaaaagcTTGAAATGGTAAAAGAATTAAAGATGGACAAAGCTAGATACCGGCTTGAGGTAGAGATCGGAAAATCTCCATCTCTTTCTGATGAGGAAGTTTGGTGGGAGTTACGGCATAAAGC ATTAGAGTTGAGAGATGAGTGGAGGTTAGAGAATCGTAGAGCATTTGCCAACATATGGTCAGATATGGTATTTGGGATCTCATTGTTCATTCTTTTATACTTCAATCAGACTAAA GTAGCTTTGCTGAAATTCACAGGTTACAaactattaaataatatttcagATACTGGGAAGGCACTCTTAATTATACTTATCACAGATATTTTTTTAGG GTATCATTCTGAATCTGGATGGCAGACTTTGTTAGAGATAATAGTTGAGCACTATGGCTTTCAGGTTGATCAGTCTGCTATAACCATATTTATCTGCCTAGTTCCAGTTATCATTGATGCTTGTGTGAAACTTTGG